CAAACAAAATCAGTCTATTTATGTAGTATTTTATGggtaatattttattcaattattgTGTGCAATACCTCCAAATCTCAGCTAAATTAAAGGCATCACACAACCTTGATTGGGGTCGTTGGTAGTTGAGACATGAAAGAACATGTATAATATATTTGCTAGTTCATGCTCTTTGTTCCCataacaaattgaaaaatcttcttcccaatatataaaataaaggcaTCTTTAGCTATAGATGCATTTCTATGGAAATGATTATTCAATAATTTTCTCTCAAAACCAAGTTTGGGCAAAGTAAAAAGGATTGGGATTTTCTACACCTGAACTGCACGTCTGAATTGCACATAACTTGACCGTCTCACAAAGAATAGGCTACGAGACACGCTTGTCTAAACAAACCCTACACTTTAAGGTGTCTAAAACAGGTAAGTCTCGCAACCCCATTTTTACGGGACTGTTAAATTATGTGCAATTCGAACAACCCAATTCAATTGGGTTAAACAGTAgtgtaattaataatttaagagGACGCATGGTTTAGAGATGAAGCAGTTCCAAAACTCTTGCTCTTTCCTATTCTCCAAGCAACTTGTAGCTTCTCACAAATGTTGTCCTTGCTTGGTGGCCACGCTTGTCACGATGTTATAAGGTTGTCATAAATTGTGGACTACTTGACAGTTATGTCAAACATTTGTCCACACAGCTTGACAACCTGTCCCTATTTCTCCTTTGACTATCCATCCCTCTAcctatttttttgtcaaaaaaagaattaacatGAATACAAATTTTGCTCCTTACAAGGAAGGATCCACTGTCCCGATCAATCTCTAACCCCCAAATGCTGTCACAAAATCTGAGGTTGATTGGATTCATAATGCCTTTTTAGTGTTGGTTTTTTTGCTTATTAATCTGATATAAAGATAAAGCGTTATAATCTGATATAAAGGTAAAAGTAATTCTAAGTAATTTCTTAATGTTTTTACTAttttgctaaaaagcaaaagacaaaCTTGAAGAGCGTTATCAAACTAACATTTGGGCGTCCGTTTAACTAAATATATAGTTTGAAATgggttactttttttttttttttttttttacttttgctcctttttctttttgttttgttgattgaTTGAGTAATTGAAATGACGAAAGTTAAAAAGGCATGAGAGACGGTGGTGTCTTTGATCATCAACTTTAGAAAGGCAAAGGGTAGTATGTAATAACTATACACCCTTTAAGTGCATGGTTTTGTGCTACACGTTTCATTTCTAGGGCCGACTGGGTAGATATGACTGACCACTCAATGAAAGACACGTTGGATTTGATGACCAATAATATCCTTTTCAGTTTCGTAAACCCAAAGATTCACTTAAAATTACCATAATACCCCTTGCGATAGCAAAGCTTGCAAGGCAAGTGAGTGACCGTACTGGCCTAGTAGCCCAAGCTTGCAAGGTCCTTCTTTCAATGGTCTATCTCTTTTATTATCTGTCTTTTGTTCTTCGGCAAGAGACGATAATTATCTGCCTGAATTACAAGCGATTTGAAAGAGTAATGTGAGATATTTCAATTGTCTGATCACTTATTTAGACAGATAAATTTCGTATAAGATAAAAACTCTCACGCATTACCTGTTTTTAAACTATTAACAATTCCAACGAGAACTTGACGTGAAGCCTTATCCAATGAAAATGCCATGCTACTTATTTGGTTCCCACTTCTGTCGGCAAGCAACAAGAAGCTCATCATGGCTTTAACTAGAAGCTAACGACCCAGCACTCAGGGGGGTGCCTCAAAAACAGCCCCTACAAATCAACCCATTTTCCGTAATCAACCTTTGGTGATTGATGAATCATGGCACATAATCATTAGGGTCAAACGTTGGGGTCGGGGGTCCTACTCATATAATCATCGTCGCCACAAAATTTGTGGAGCCCACTTGTCTCTTGATTGATGAATCATGACCAATCAAATCAGATCAATGGCCCAAATTATTTGGGTCGAACTTTTGATCCTGTTCCCAGCCTTATTGTAGCATACTAGCAGATCATCATTTCtgctttatttcctttctttaatcAGAAAACtcgaaacacacaaaaaaaacatactCCTAAAAGCATCTTCAAGTATTCCGacacaaaatcaaatactattatGCCTGCTCTCTCTCGATTTCTGTAACACCAAAAAACTTGAAAAGACCAGAAAAGGTGACGAACACATGCATGTCTTTTGAGAATTTGTATAATAATATTTGCATGGAAATTTGGAAGCTCGTCTATTTTGCCAAATCTTGTTGAGATagcaagaaaaaggaaagcttGTGCCTTGTGCCCAAAGCAGACCGCCCttttccactctctctctctctctctctctctctctctcttttgtatttcctttgttaGTTTTGTAATCCAAAGCAAAGAAGCGAAGCATCTTGCTCACATTCTCTTGCTTTCCCTTCCAAGCACAAGCCTTTCCTTTGCTTGGAATTCTGCCAAGGCTTAGGTGATGCATTTTGTTGTTTTGAGCTTTCTGTTAGGATCAAATCTTCATGTAAATGCGGCTGTTCATTAGCCTCTTCTCAAATTTGTCTCGTTTTGATTGATGGGTTTTTGTGCTTACACTTTGTTTAGCCTATCTGGAATTGGGTTTTCATTGGCGTGTGATTGTCGATTTCAGCATTTATACTTCACTTTCCTCACCCATTGATTCTTTTACTTTattctttagattttttttttttttttcaccaagtAGTATATTACTGAAATTTTTCTAAAGCTGTGGTCTTTAGAGACTAATACGCCTTTCTGGGTTTCATTTTCCAGTCTGATTATTGTTTCATTAGGACTCTCGTAGGTTCCTTCCTGCTGTTTCtacttccattttttgttttcggTACTCTAATTTGACAAGAACAAAATTCTGTTCaagtttcatttgatttttgatttctttctctgtattgttttttttttcccaaattcccCTTTCGTTTTCTCCCCCCCTGCTTGAGAATTTGTGAAAAAGTAACCCATCATCCCAAATCATATTGAGTTGAAAAATCAGAGAAGGAAATGTAACGCCATGAGTTTTTCAACAGGACCCTCAAAAGATTCTTGGCACCCAGTCATGACTTCTGATACAACAACTCCAAGTTACTGGCTGAACTGGAGGGTGTTGCTCTGTTCCATATGGGTTTTGATTTCCATGGCTTTCGGACTCTTTCTGATATGGAAATATGAAGGTTTCCGCAAACCCAAAACTGGAGAAACCCAGCAAGAAGAAGCAGGAGCTTTATACGATGATGAAACTTGGCGGCCATGTTTGAAAGGAATCCACCCTGCTTGGCTTCTTGCATTCAGAGTTTTTGCTTTCATTGTGCTCTTGGTTCTGCTCGTTGTCACTACTTTGACAGATGGAGGCGGTGGTCTTTTTTACTTCTACACTCAGTAAGCTATCCTTTTGTTCTTGAGATTTGCataatcatatatatgctttgaGGAATTTGTTTGTGTATAATTTTATTCTAATTCAAATCTTGTCAGAACTCGTTTTTAATTGCATAATCATGTGACTATGTAGACCGTATAATTCAACAtgttctgtttttttgttttgtttttctggaCAGGTGGACTTTTACATTaatcaccatttattttggGGTATGTGTTGCATCTTCAGTAATCCTTTCTCTcaaattgttatatcaatgcTTGAATCTCTTTcttatctatattttttatttgcttgtGATCTCAATTGCCATGAGCAGCTCGGATCATTGCTCTCCATGTATGGGTGTTACCAATATCACAAGAAAGCTGGTGGTGATAGAGTTGATATAGAGTTAGATACAGAGCAAGGCACTTGTGGGGCTACTCCACATGGGGAAAATTCTAAAATGTCTGTCCCATCCAAAACCTCTGGCCCCCATGAGCAACATGATCATCTACGCAAACCTGCAGGCATCTGGGGTTATGTCTTTCAAATAATTTTCCAGGTAATTTCTTCATAAACAAGTTGCTGAAGTTGGAAGGTACAATGGCTTTGTTTTCTTCCATCCCCAAGTTTTGAcattttcttgttcttgtaAACAGATGAATGCAGGTGCTGTTATGCTCACAGATTGTGTCTTTTGGTTCATTATTGTTCCGTTTCTTACAATGAAAGACTACAACCTAAATTTTGTAAGTATCATCTAGAGCCTCAATATAATTCTTTGTAATACTGTATTTGATTTTATCCAAATAAGAACCCTTTTTCAAGTAATTTTGGTGGGATTGTTAACTAGAAGCAGAAATCTGTG
This genomic interval from Corylus avellana chromosome ca3, CavTom2PMs-1.0 contains the following:
- the LOC132175354 gene encoding uncharacterized protein LOC132175354 isoform X1, translated to MSFSTGPSKDSWHPVMTSDTTTPSYWLNWRVLLCSIWVLISMAFGLFLIWKYEGFRKPKTGETQQEEAGALYDDETWRPCLKGIHPAWLLAFRVFAFIVLLVLLVVTTLTDGGGGLFYFYTQWTFTLITIYFGLGSLLSMYGCYQYHKKAGGDRVDIELDTEQGTCGATPHGENSKMSVPSKTSGPHEQHDHLRKPAGIWGYVFQIIFQMNAGAVMLTDCVFWFIIVPFLTMKDYNLNFLIINMHSINAVFLLGDTALNCLRFPWFRIGYFSLWTVVYVVFQWIVHACVKLWWPYPFLDLSSPYAPLWYLSVAIMHIPCYGLFALIMKLKHFVLSTKYPETYLCMTTPGE
- the LOC132175354 gene encoding uncharacterized protein LOC132175354 isoform X3, giving the protein MTSDTTTPSYWLNWRVLLCSIWVLISMAFGLFLIWKYEGFRKPKTGETQQEEAGALYDDETWRPCLKGIHPAWLLAFRVFAFIVLLVLLVVTTLTDGGGGLFYFYTQWTFTLITIYFGLGSLLSMYGCYQYHKKAGGDRVDIELDTEQGTCGATPHGENSKMSVPSKTSGPHEQHDHLRKPAGIWGYVFQIIFQMNAGAVMLTDCVFWFIIVPFLTMKDYNLNFLIINMHSINAVFLLGDTALNCLRFPWFRIGYFSLWTVVYVVFQWIVHACVKLWWPYPFLDLSSPYAPLWYLSVAIMHIPCYGLFALIMKLKHFVLSTKYPETYLCMTTPGE
- the LOC132175354 gene encoding uncharacterized protein LOC132175354 isoform X2, which translates into the protein MKGPSKDSWHPVMTSDTTTPSYWLNWRVLLCSIWVLISMAFGLFLIWKYEGFRKPKTGETQQEEAGALYDDETWRPCLKGIHPAWLLAFRVFAFIVLLVLLVVTTLTDGGGGLFYFYTQWTFTLITIYFGLGSLLSMYGCYQYHKKAGGDRVDIELDTEQGTCGATPHGENSKMSVPSKTSGPHEQHDHLRKPAGIWGYVFQIIFQMNAGAVMLTDCVFWFIIVPFLTMKDYNLNFLIINMHSINAVFLLGDTALNCLRFPWFRIGYFSLWTVVYVVFQWIVHACVKLWWPYPFLDLSSPYAPLWYLSVAIMHIPCYGLFALIMKLKHFVLSTKYPETYLCMTTPGE